The DNA sequence TTTTGCCCGCTTTCTATACTTATAATATTTCATGCCATTTTCTTTTAAGTATTTTCTTATTGCCCCCTCTTCAAGGTCGTTTATAGTCATTAGTTCGTTCATGACAACTTCTTTCCACTGTTTATCAATGATAAAGGATGGTCCAATTATCATTTTTTGAAATCCAACTTGTAAACATCTAAGAAAAATAATATCTCCCTCTTCAGCTCTTAATTCAAATAAAAAAGTTTCCGCATCGATTTTATTACCTTGAAATATGTCTATGTATTGAAGAGATTTATCATTCTTAGAAATTAACTTAACAGGGTGGAGATACATTAAAAGCATAAAGCTACTAATTTCAAGCATTTCTTTTGTTAACGTATGCTTTTGTTCTCTCAAATACAAGTCAAATATTCTCGATCCTATAATGGTAATATAATCAAAGGCAAACCAGTGCTCAAAATGAGGAGCTACACTTTTATTTTTTGTAATACTTTCAAATGTTATCTCTGTCTGCTTAGAAAACAATGCTTTTGCTCGAACTTTTTCCCTAATGTTCGCTTCTTGTTCTATATAGCTAAATAATGCGCTATATAACTCAATAAAAGCATGTATTAATCTGCTTTGTTTATCTGCTTTTACTTCCTGAAAATCTACAAGAACAGATGAGAGATCCTTATCCATATTCGTCCCTCCTAGGAACCATTAGTGAAGACATGGTGGGAATGATATGTACTTCGCACTTCCTTTATTACAATACACAATACAGGGTATTTTTAAAAGAAAAAACGTATTAACAAAGCTGCTATAAACGTCTTTTCTTTAAAGTACCTTATCTTTTAACTAAAAAAACTGTTCAATATAGCTCTATTGAACAGTTTTTCGCTTTTATTTCCCAAGTTCTATCTTTTCTAAACGAGGATTATCTCGGAACTTCCTACCTGTCTTTGCTTCCGACTTTCCATCCAAAATAACATTATCACCAGTAAAACCAATATGTATTTTTAATAAGCTACTACCAACACCATACATATCTATTGGTGCACCCATTTTTTCATATTCTGCAATGCGCTTTGCATCGAAGCCACCTGATGCAACAATTTTTACATGGTGAAAACCTTCTTTATCTAACGCTTCCCGAAGGGCAAATAATAGCTGAGGATTGACACCTCTTGGATCAAATGTACCTAATATGTCAGGATTCCTTGTGAAATACTGGTCAATTAAGTTTTTTGATGTGTCTACTCTAACACCTTTAAGGTCTTTACCAAACTCTCTAGCGACTTTAAGTGAATCAGTGATGACATCGTTATTATAGTCCACTAATGCTAAAAGATCATCTTCTGGAAAAGTTTCCTTATATGCTCTAGAAGCTGCTACTAAATCACCTTCAAACAGTTGAATAAGTGCATGAGGCATTGTTCCCATTCCTCTTTTGCCCCACCATTCATTCATTGCATGTGTTGCCTGTGCTTTAGAGCCACCTATGTATGCAGCATAACCATCACCTGATTGTTGTGTAAAGTGATCATCTCGATCACCCATAAAAATGATTGGTTTTTCGACTCCAGAAGATTTAGCGGCTTTCACAACCTCATAGACATTGGTTGCTACAGAAGTTCTTCTAGCAAGAATCCCATCTATTACACCTTCTAAATAGCCAAAGTCTTGATATGGTCCGGTTATCGTTAATACAGTTTCAAATGGTGCAATTTTATCTCCATCTTCAAGTGAGCGAATATCTAGATTTTGAGGATTTGTTGCAAATGTGTTTAAAAGTGCAATGACCTCATCCGTGCCACATAATACTGCATGCTCCTTCTGAAAAAATTGCATCGTCACTATATTATTTGGCTTGTATTTCTCTATTATTTTTTTCGTTTTTAAAAAGTAAACTGCAGAGAACCAACCTTCACCAACGCGCTCGTCAAATTTAAATGTTTCATTCGTCAAACGCTTTAGTTTTCCCTGCAGCTTTAAATAGATTTCTTTTTCTTTCATTACCATAACTCCTTAGCTTCATAAACCGACTATTTACAGTTTAATTCTCTAAATTTCTGTAACTATTTTCATTAAAATGATTGAAAAGTGTTTACTACTGATAAAAATTAACCTTTTGGTGCTCCAGAATAACAGCTTCAACAATTTCTACTAAATCATCTTCATTTACTTGCTGAATCCCATCACGTAGCACTACCCATTGGGATCGTTCTTCTTCTTTCAAAAGGTGAAGCCACTCCGGAGATACTGTTTGAACCAAATTTTTTAAAGGAACTTGTTGCATAAGAACACACTCCCTTTCCTGATTTTGATTCTAGATTTTATCTCAAGTGAAACATATCACGAAATAGTAGTTCGGTATGAATTACCTCACCACTCTTCCCCATTTAACACCTTGAAAGCTCGATTACGCCCCCTCCACTTATAAAAAGTATAGGGATTCACGAAAAAATTTAAATGAATTCCCTTCTTTTTAAAAGTTGTAATAATCTTAACACATTTTATTAAAAAATGAGAAATTTGTGTAGGTAATCATTGCTCATTTTTACATACTTTCATCTAAATTTTCCTTTGTAAGAAAAACATCTCGAGGTTTACTCCCATTTGCTCCTGAAATAATGCCTCTTGCTTCCATATCATCAATTAACCTTGCAGCTCTATTATAGCCAATTCTAAATTGTCTTTGTAGTAAAGAGGCAGATGCTGTTTGAACTTCACAAACAAAGGAACACGCTTCTTGAAAAAGGTCATCTTCGTCTTCTATTTCTATTTGCTGCTGTAGCACCTCTTTTTCAAATAAAAATTCAGGCTTACTAAGCTGCTTAACATGAGCGATTACTCGGTCAATTTCTTCATCTGAGACAAAAGTACCTTGAATTCTTACTGGCTTGCCTGAGCCGTTTTCTAGAAAAAGCATATCTCCTTTTCCTAATAGCCGCTCTGCTCCACCCCCATCAATAATCGTTCTTGAATCAGCTTGTGATGATACAGAGAAAGCAATTCTAGAAGGAATATTAGCTTTTATTAAGCCTGTAATCACATCAACTGATGGTCTTTGAGTTGCAACTAGAAGGTGAATACCGCATGCTCTTGCTTTTTGTGCAATACGACAAATAGCCTCCTCAACATCATGTGGTGCAACCATCATCAAGTCTGCAAGTTCATCGACAACGACAACTAAATATGGAAGAACGTCTTTATCCATATTTTCTTTCTGCATTTTCGCATTGTATCTTTTTAAATCTCTCGTTCCTTGCTTTGCAAATAGTTCATACCGTCTCTCCATTTCACTAACTGCCCATTTTAAACCCTCTGTTGCTTCTTTTGGATCTGTAATGACTGGTGCAGCTAAATGGGGGATTCCATTAAACGGTGCTAATTCAACCATTTTTGGATCAATGAGTAACAGACGCACTTCCTTTGGTGATGCCTTATACAATAAACTTACTAAAATAGAATTTACACAAACACTTTTTCCCGAACCAGTTGCCCCTGCAATAAGCCCATGAGGCATTTTCTGAAGGTCCGTAACAATTGGCTCTCCGGATATATCCATTCCTAGGGCGACAGTTAGCGGCGATGGTTCCTTATGAAAATTTTTATGATGAATTATTTCTCTTAAATAAACAGGAGTAGATTCATCATTAGGTACTTCGATCCCAATAGTATTTTTTCCAGGAATAGGCGCTTCCATTCGTATATCTTTTGCAGCTAGACTTAATTTCAGATCATCGGTTAGATTAGTTATTTTACTAACCTTCACCCCAGGCTCAGGTTGAATCTCAAATCTAGTGACAGATGGGCCTCTCGTTACATGTACTACTTTTGCTCGGATATTAAAATAGTCGAACGTTTCATTTAGTATATTAGCTTGAGCATCTATCCATTCATCACTATCACTTGGAAGTGGCTCTGGAACATTTAATATATGAATAGATGGAGGAGAGTAGCCAGTTTCTTGTAATT is a window from the Evansella cellulosilytica DSM 2522 genome containing:
- a CDS encoding DNA translocase FtsK; the encoded protein is MTKKIKLIHKIKEWLFPQEERAELQKPKKNDLYVNAKRLENPKVLHQYPQANFRFPVIKDEEWKPPTREEQRQKLRKSKPQEEELLTDVKKNEKVVVQKKESKVKKQRFSVKETPSPIYGYRKRPINKETEAFEVEEEIFNRDDIVKENETTGQTVEELIPEPVKISVNEKVNEKNVEVQIEHQVLTRAERRRAMREGKEDEEVQHNEKEEESKKTNDIERKEIQPFNVLMYPKDKRKEEKNRQLQETGYSPPSIHILNVPEPLPSDSDEWIDAQANILNETFDYFNIRAKVVHVTRGPSVTRFEIQPEPGVKVSKITNLTDDLKLSLAAKDIRMEAPIPGKNTIGIEVPNDESTPVYLREIIHHKNFHKEPSPLTVALGMDISGEPIVTDLQKMPHGLIAGATGSGKSVCVNSILVSLLYKASPKEVRLLLIDPKMVELAPFNGIPHLAAPVITDPKEATEGLKWAVSEMERRYELFAKQGTRDLKRYNAKMQKENMDKDVLPYLVVVVDELADLMMVAPHDVEEAICRIAQKARACGIHLLVATQRPSVDVITGLIKANIPSRIAFSVSSQADSRTIIDGGGAERLLGKGDMLFLENGSGKPVRIQGTFVSDEEIDRVIAHVKQLSKPEFLFEKEVLQQQIEIEDEDDLFQEACSFVCEVQTASASLLQRQFRIGYNRAARLIDDMEARGIISGANGSKPRDVFLTKENLDESM
- a CDS encoding nicotinate phosphoribosyltransferase, which encodes MKEKEIYLKLQGKLKRLTNETFKFDERVGEGWFSAVYFLKTKKIIEKYKPNNIVTMQFFQKEHAVLCGTDEVIALLNTFATNPQNLDIRSLEDGDKIAPFETVLTITGPYQDFGYLEGVIDGILARRTSVATNVYEVVKAAKSSGVEKPIIFMGDRDDHFTQQSGDGYAAYIGGSKAQATHAMNEWWGKRGMGTMPHALIQLFEGDLVAASRAYKETFPEDDLLALVDYNNDVITDSLKVAREFGKDLKGVRVDTSKNLIDQYFTRNPDILGTFDPRGVNPQLLFALREALDKEGFHHVKIVASGGFDAKRIAEYEKMGAPIDMYGVGSSLLKIHIGFTGDNVILDGKSEAKTGRKFRDNPRLEKIELGK